The following are encoded in a window of Leptodactylus fuscus isolate aLepFus1 chromosome 9, aLepFus1.hap2, whole genome shotgun sequence genomic DNA:
- the PRMT6 gene encoding protein arginine N-methyltransferase 6, with product MAFPKKRRYDRNEQDKEYFQCYSDITVHEEMLSDTVRTHAYRLAINRNHNALLGKTVLDVGAGTGILSIFCAQAGASKVYAVEASAVSQLACEVVKENKMEGRVEVINSTVENAEIPGQVDAIVSEWMGYGLMYESMLSSVLYARDRWLKPGGLIFPSCADVFIAPVNESTVESRLDFWSEVKDMYGVDMACVQSFARKCIMGKDMAVCSVYPEHVLSHPIKFATLDLSSATLEDIGNITGSFQFCCFGSSLMHGFALWFTVIFPGENRITLSTSPYGEETHWKQTILYLDEEVQVEQDTNITGDIKMAPAENNPRHLSVTLNYSIGGGMCRTKIFQMGS from the coding sequence ATGGCATTCCCTAAAAAGAGAAGATATGACCGGAATGAGCAAGACAAAGAGTATTTCCAGTGCTACTCAGACATCACTGTCCATGAGGAAATGCTCTCAGACACTGTGCGCACACATGCCTATAGGTTGGCCATTAACCGCAATCATAATGCCTTACTTGGCAAAACCGTACTGGACGTGGGTGCCGGCACTGGCATCCTCAGTATTTTCTGTGCCCAGGCTGGTGCTAGTAAAGTGTATGCAGTAGAAGCCAGTGCAGTGTCCCAGCTGGCATGTGAGGTGGTGAAAGAGAACAAGATGGAGGGGCGCGTGGAAGTGATCAACAGTACAGTGGAAAACGCTGAGATACCTGGGCAAGTAGATGCCATTGTTAGCGAATGGATGGGATATGGACTTATGTATGAGTCAATGTTGAGCTCAGTCCTGTATGCCCGGGATAGATGGCTGAAGCCAGGGGGACTCATTTTCCCCTCCTGCGCTGATGTGTTCATAGCCCCTGTAAATGAAAGCACTGTGGAGAGCCGCTTGGACTTTTGGAGTGAAGTCAAAGACATGTATGGAGTTGATATGGCTTGTGTACAGTCTTTTGCCAGAAAATGTATCATGGGTAAAGATATGGCTGTCTGTTCGGTGTACCCTGAGCATGTGCTCTCGCATCCTATAAAGTTTGCCACTCTAGATCTCAGCAGCGCCACCCTGGAGGACATTGGAAACATTACTGGTTCCTTCCAGTTCTGCTGCTTTGGGTCCTCTTTAATGCACGGCTTTGCTCTCTGGTTTACTGTCATTTTCCCAGGAGAAAATCGTATCACTTTGTCTACGTCACCATATGGCGAAGAAACACATTGGAAACAAACTATCCTATACCTGGATGAAGAGGTTCAAGTAGAACAGGACACAAATATTACAGGGGACATCAAAATGGCACCTGCAGAAAACAACCCCAGGCATTTAAGTGTTACTCTCAACTACTCCATTGGAGGAGGAATGTGCAGGACCAAGATTTTCCAGATGGGGAGTTAA